One genomic region from Granulicatella adiacens ATCC 49175 encodes:
- the cdaA gene encoding diadenylate cyclase CdaA yields the protein MQINWNSLFSWGSFRNLIDILIVWYILYNILVIIKGTRAIHLMKGIAAIAAMKFISFFLGLTTLDWIMNFVIQWGVVAALIVFQPEIRRGLEHIGRSNFFSRKYESANEAEIMINELNTAIQYMAKRRIGALISIEQGNSLEEFINTGIPIHSEISNQLITNIFIPNTPLHDGAMIIRDYHIAAAACYLPLSENMMIPKELGTRHRAAIGLSEVSDAITIIISEETGKVSVAIREKLHRELSSEELVQVLSQHLVVEGHDEKDPAVVRWIRALFKGGRSNG from the coding sequence ATGCAAATAAATTGGAATAGTTTATTTTCATGGGGGAGTTTTCGCAATCTGATTGATATTTTGATTGTTTGGTACATTCTCTATAATATTTTAGTGATTATTAAAGGAACAAGGGCAATTCATTTAATGAAAGGAATTGCGGCAATTGCTGCAATGAAGTTTATTAGTTTTTTCCTTGGGCTAACTACTTTAGACTGGATTATGAACTTCGTGATTCAGTGGGGGGTTGTGGCTGCATTGATTGTGTTCCAACCAGAGATTCGCCGCGGATTAGAACATATTGGACGTTCGAATTTCTTCTCACGTAAATATGAAAGTGCCAATGAAGCAGAAATCATGATTAATGAGTTGAATACAGCCATTCAATATATGGCAAAACGAAGAATTGGAGCTTTAATTTCGATTGAACAAGGGAATTCTCTAGAAGAATTTATTAATACCGGGATTCCGATTCACTCTGAGATTTCTAATCAATTGATTACGAATATTTTTATTCCAAATACACCATTACATGATGGGGCAATGATTATTCGTGATTATCATATTGCTGCAGCGGCTTGCTATTTACCGCTATCTGAGAATATGATGATTCCAAAAGAATTAGGAACACGTCACCGTGCTGCGATTGGTCTAAGTGAAGTGAGTGATGCGATTACGATTATCATCTCTGAAGAAACGGGGAAAGTGAGTGTAGCGATTCGAGAAAAATTACATCGAGAACTTTCTTCTGAAGAATTAGTTCAAGTTTTGTCACAACATTTAGTGGTAGAAGGACACGACGAGAAGGATCCAGCAGTCGTTCGTTGGATACGTGCGCTCTTTAAAGGGGGTCGTTCGAATGGCTAA
- a CDS encoding SdpI family protein, protein MEQVKQIKKYTYIALMFAPLVVALVVVWFLPETIVSNFDFSGNVTGTANRFTILIYPVIVAIVGFIIRIASTSPKLTGGNVKTARSISWLVLLLLNVVAYFQFWLFLNGVTIGTQIGRFLTFILGIFFILIGNLFPKIKDNTKYFGFRASWLKNNDVAFRKTQRFFGFASIIAGILMILTAIFMVNNIAILVATMILVVVVAVTGGYSYYIANVEEA, encoded by the coding sequence ATGGAACAAGTAAAACAAATAAAAAAATATACTTATATTGCATTGATGTTCGCACCACTCGTTGTGGCTCTAGTGGTGGTGTGGTTCTTACCGGAGACCATTGTATCTAATTTCGACTTTTCTGGAAATGTTACCGGCACCGCCAATCGATTTACGATTTTAATATATCCGGTGATTGTGGCCATTGTTGGATTTATCATTCGTATTGCTAGCACTTCTCCTAAATTAACAGGGGGGAATGTGAAAACCGCTCGTTCTATTAGTTGGTTAGTTCTGCTATTGCTGAATGTTGTTGCTTATTTTCAATTTTGGTTGTTTTTAAATGGAGTGACGATTGGGACACAAATAGGACGTTTTTTGACATTCATCCTTGGGATTTTCTTTATCCTGATTGGAAATCTCTTTCCTAAGATTAAAGACAATACAAAATACTTTGGATTCCGTGCGTCATGGCTAAAAAATAATGATGTAGCTTTCCGAAAAACACAACGATTCTTTGGTTTTGCTTCTATTATTGCTGGAATATTAATGATTTTAACAGCAATCTTTATGGTAAATAATATTGCAATTTTGGTAGCTACGATGATTCTAGTAGTGGTGGTAGCAGTGACTGGTGGGTATTCTTACTACATTGCAAATGTTGAGGAAGCATAA
- a CDS encoding metalloregulator ArsR/SmtB family transcription factor: MAVNEVMSALSDETRRQILEILRKGKTNTGDLAELIGMTPQALSYHLRKLKQADLIYETRYKNFIYYELNLTVLDEAIVWINQIIGGK; encoded by the coding sequence ATGGCTGTTAATGAAGTAATGTCTGCTCTTTCGGACGAAACGCGCCGTCAAATTTTAGAAATTCTGCGTAAAGGGAAGACCAATACAGGTGATTTAGCGGAGTTAATTGGGATGACGCCGCAAGCTTTGTCTTATCATCTTAGAAAATTAAAACAAGCAGATTTAATCTACGAAACACGTTATAAAAACTTTATTTATTATGAATTGAATTTGACCGTACTGGATGAAGCGATTGTATGGATCAATCAAATTATTGGGGGAAAATAA
- the rsmA gene encoding 16S rRNA (adenine(1518)-N(6)/adenine(1519)-N(6))-dimethyltransferase RsmA, translating to MNEIKDIATPKRTREIMERHGLTVKKSLGQNFLIEPNILTRMLEVAGVDKTTNVIEIGPGIGALTERLAREAKQVLAFEIDGRLLPVLDETLAPYDNVTVVHSDILDVDLEQVIGEHFDINEPLLVVANLPYYITTPIIMNLLESKLPIDGFAMMMQKEVAQRMTAEPNSKAYGSLTIAIQYFCEASIGFIVPKTVFNPAPNVDSAILVLKRREKPLVEVKDEAKFFALVKNSFVQRRKTLWNNLAKAYVGNSHTKESLAAALEVAGIDPTRRAETLTIEEFARLSDAL from the coding sequence ATGAATGAAATAAAGGATATCGCGACGCCGAAAAGAACGCGCGAGATTATGGAACGTCATGGGCTAACAGTGAAGAAGAGTCTAGGGCAAAATTTCCTAATTGAACCGAATATTTTAACGCGTATGCTAGAAGTGGCGGGAGTCGACAAAACGACAAACGTCATTGAAATCGGACCAGGGATTGGTGCGTTGACCGAACGTCTAGCAAGAGAAGCCAAACAAGTGCTGGCGTTTGAAATCGATGGCCGTTTGTTGCCAGTGCTCGATGAAACATTGGCTCCATACGATAACGTAACGGTGGTTCATAGCGACATCTTGGACGTCGACTTGGAGCAAGTCATCGGAGAGCATTTCGACATTAATGAGCCGTTATTAGTCGTGGCCAACTTGCCGTACTATATTACAACGCCAATCATTATGAATTTATTGGAATCGAAATTACCAATCGATGGTTTTGCGATGATGATGCAAAAAGAAGTGGCGCAACGAATGACGGCTGAGCCAAATTCGAAGGCGTATGGATCGCTCACGATTGCGATTCAATATTTCTGCGAAGCAAGCATCGGATTTATCGTGCCGAAGACGGTCTTCAATCCAGCTCCAAATGTGGATTCTGCGATTCTAGTGTTAAAACGTCGGGAAAAACCACTCGTGGAAGTAAAAGACGAAGCGAAATTCTTCGCGCTCGTGAAAAACAGTTTCGTGCAACGCCGTAAAACGCTATGGAATAATTTAGCTAAAGCCTACGTTGGAAATAGCCATACAAAAGAAAGCTTAGCTGCTGCATTAGAAGTAGCAGGTATCGACCCAACTAGACGTGCAGAAACACTGACAATTGAAGAGTTCGCACGCTTAAGTGACGCACTTTAG
- the rnmV gene encoding ribonuclease M5: MNPVIVVEGRDDTRRLREIYPDIETIETNGSAIDEETIALIQKALQTREVIVFTDPDYPGTRIRNIIQEHVPGVKHAFIERAEAVRKDNHKSLGVEHASTEAIQRALESVHEISTVTGEPVISQATLMALGFVGRPDSATRRQAVADFLKIGHTNGKQFAKRLQLFGITEEQLRTALEAVLENEDKHE, encoded by the coding sequence ATGAATCCAGTCATTGTTGTAGAAGGGCGAGATGATACAAGACGCTTGAGAGAAATCTATCCGGATATCGAAACGATTGAAACGAATGGCTCAGCGATTGACGAAGAAACGATTGCACTCATTCAAAAGGCACTTCAAACGCGTGAAGTGATTGTGTTTACGGACCCAGATTATCCTGGGACTCGCATTCGAAACATTATTCAAGAGCACGTACCTGGTGTAAAGCATGCTTTTATCGAACGTGCAGAAGCCGTCAGAAAGGACAATCATAAGAGTCTAGGGGTGGAACACGCGAGTACCGAAGCGATTCAGCGAGCACTCGAATCGGTGCATGAGATTTCAACAGTAACGGGAGAACCAGTGATTTCGCAGGCAACCCTGATGGCGCTTGGGTTTGTCGGACGACCAGATTCAGCAACAAGACGTCAAGCGGTGGCGGATTTTCTAAAAATTGGCCATACGAATGGAAAACAGTTCGCGAAAAGATTACAATTATTTGGTATTACAGAAGAACAATTAAGGACGGCACTTGAGGCTGTCTTAGAAAATGAGGACAAACATGAATGA
- a CDS encoding TatD family hydrolase: protein MIFDTHTHLNVSAFTGEEKEVIARAKELAVTRFAVVGFDTDTITRSLELSEEFKEVVSIIGWHPTEAYQYNKEIESWLQERLTHPQVVAMGEMGLDYYWKDSTPEEQDKVFRRQIAIAKEMKLPIVIHNRDATEDCYKILKEEGIQDIGGIMHSYNGDVEFMKRFLDLGMHISFSGVTTFKNAPQVRECAKLVPFDRMLVETDAPYLAPVPYRGKRNEPGYTRYVVETIAKERALAWEEVAHQTTQNAIKLFRMEERGLL from the coding sequence ATGATTTTTGATACGCATACGCATTTAAATGTATCTGCGTTTACAGGAGAAGAAAAAGAGGTTATCGCGCGTGCAAAGGAACTCGCCGTAACGCGTTTTGCGGTGGTGGGATTTGATACGGATACAATTACGCGAAGTCTTGAATTGAGTGAAGAATTCAAAGAAGTAGTTTCAATTATCGGATGGCATCCAACTGAAGCCTATCAATACAATAAAGAAATAGAAAGTTGGTTACAAGAACGTTTGACGCATCCGCAAGTGGTCGCAATGGGGGAAATGGGGTTGGATTACTATTGGAAAGATTCAACGCCCGAGGAACAAGACAAGGTGTTCCGTCGCCAAATCGCGATTGCCAAAGAAATGAAATTGCCGATTGTGATTCATAACCGCGATGCGACAGAAGATTGCTACAAGATTCTAAAAGAAGAAGGCATTCAAGACATCGGAGGCATTATGCATAGTTATAATGGCGACGTGGAATTTATGAAGCGTTTCTTGGACTTAGGCATGCATATTTCCTTTAGCGGTGTGACGACCTTCAAAAATGCACCGCAAGTTCGTGAGTGTGCAAAATTAGTCCCATTCGACCGTATGTTAGTGGAAACCGACGCACCGTATTTAGCCCCTGTGCCATACCGTGGAAAGAGAAACGAACCCGGCTATACGCGCTACGTGGTTGAAACGATTGCCAAAGAACGCGCCCTTGCTTGGGAAGAAGTGGCCCATCAAACAACACAAAATGCCATCAAGCTATTCCGCATGGAAGAAAGAGGCTTGCTATGA
- a CDS encoding MBL fold metallo-hydrolase, giving the protein MELLSIPVGRLEENVYFLIDENKETVIFDPGAQAEDIKQLIKEEGLKPVAIVLTHAHGDHIGAVDALREEYNIPMYMNELEKVFLHDPELNRSYYSGENITTKPADGYFPKKMGKWKVGSFEPELAHIPGHSPGGTIFIFRENGFVIGGDVMFKGSVGRSDFPYGSHKELMEGIHKYLLPLPAETVIFPGHGEPTTLKDEIATNPFLNGATR; this is encoded by the coding sequence ATGGAGTTATTAAGCATTCCAGTAGGGCGTTTAGAAGAAAATGTCTACTTTTTAATTGATGAGAATAAAGAAACCGTGATTTTTGACCCAGGCGCACAAGCCGAGGATATTAAACAATTAATTAAAGAAGAAGGGTTGAAGCCAGTAGCGATTGTATTAACACATGCACACGGAGACCATATCGGTGCAGTAGATGCACTTCGTGAAGAATACAATATTCCAATGTATATGAATGAGTTGGAAAAAGTATTTTTACACGATCCTGAATTGAACCGTTCATATTACTCCGGAGAAAATATTACCACTAAGCCAGCGGATGGTTATTTCCCTAAAAAAATGGGCAAATGGAAAGTTGGAAGTTTTGAACCGGAATTAGCGCATATTCCAGGGCACTCACCTGGTGGAACCATCTTTATTTTCAGAGAAAATGGATTTGTTATCGGTGGGGACGTGATGTTTAAAGGAAGCGTTGGACGTAGTGATTTCCCATATGGAAGCCACAAAGAGTTAATGGAAGGGATCCACAAATACTTATTGCCATTACCTGCTGAAACAGTGATTTTCCCAGGGCATGGGGAGCCAACAACGCTAAAAGATGAAATTGCGACAAACCCATTCTTAAATGGGGCAACAAGATAA
- a CDS encoding QueT transporter family protein, which translates to MQNKKSKLIVINAIIAALYVVVTSLTAFMAFGDVQFRIAEMLNHLFAFDKKYGIGVVAGVLLVNSVFMSASGLGLYDLVFGLGHTIASFAISALFFKSVKDVKTRMFVLAGVFSVMIFLVAIELNLALGLPFWLSYAQTFFGEIVVLLAGIPLMTALNKAIDLKKLIND; encoded by the coding sequence ATGCAAAATAAAAAATCAAAATTGATTGTGATTAACGCAATCATCGCAGCGCTTTATGTGGTCGTTACATCATTAACAGCATTTATGGCATTCGGAGATGTTCAATTTCGTATTGCGGAAATGTTGAACCACTTATTCGCTTTTGACAAAAAATACGGAATCGGTGTGGTTGCCGGGGTATTACTTGTCAACTCAGTATTTATGTCAGCGTCTGGTCTAGGTTTGTATGACTTAGTATTCGGATTAGGACATACAATTGCTTCATTCGCTATCAGCGCACTTTTCTTCAAATCAGTGAAAGACGTTAAAACACGTATGTTTGTTTTAGCAGGTGTCTTCAGTGTGATGATTTTCTTAGTAGCGATTGAATTGAACTTAGCATTAGGTTTACCATTCTGGTTAAGCTACGCGCAAACATTCTTTGGTGAAATCGTCGTATTATTAGCGGGTATTCCGTTGATGACGGCATTAAACAAAGCCATCGATTTGAAAAAATTAATCAATGATTAA
- a CDS encoding helix-turn-helix domain-containing protein: MEKKELSEVVHLAKENNEEAITELLKRFEPLIASMNHHYFFHEMD, from the coding sequence ATGGAAAAGAAAGAGTTGTCGGAAGTAGTTCACTTAGCTAAAGAAAATAATGAGGAGGCCATCACCGAGTTATTAAAGAGGTTTGAGCCTTTAATTGCCAGTATGAATCATCATTATTTCTTTCATGAGATGGATTAA
- a CDS encoding aromatic acid exporter family protein, whose protein sequence is MKLKIMKVIVSAFSALMIAQAFNLSTPSAAAIIAILSVMDTKKISLAATSQRLAAALLALFVGGIVFWIFGFDAMSFGIYLLCYIPMAYILKVEIGVAPSTVLVIHLWTQQQLTFSLFVNEMLLVTIGAGVAILFNWYMPSYREHIIDIREEIESKMREVLLKMSGFLSVGNGKNDGEVLQIVKEKLKAAREYVRLESENHLTSEITYDEQYFEMRRDQTKLLEIMAVNLNEFRWDGEEMAILSEMFKQTAEQLAEQNTASQLIDEIEAMLEHFRERPLPQTRREFEKRAQLYQLLRDLKRFVQLKVDFYQTYGVHYFKRKEKSRNSTKSN, encoded by the coding sequence ATGAAGCTTAAAATAATGAAGGTGATTGTTTCGGCATTTTCTGCCTTAATGATTGCACAAGCATTCAATTTATCGACCCCCTCTGCAGCTGCCATTATTGCGATTTTAAGTGTAATGGATACAAAGAAAATCTCTTTAGCGGCCACGAGTCAACGATTAGCTGCAGCCCTATTGGCACTTTTTGTCGGTGGAATTGTCTTTTGGATTTTTGGTTTCGATGCAATGAGTTTTGGAATTTACTTATTATGTTATATTCCGATGGCTTATATATTAAAAGTAGAAATTGGAGTCGCACCAAGTACGGTGTTAGTCATTCATCTTTGGACGCAGCAACAATTAACGTTCTCCCTGTTTGTGAATGAAATGCTTCTTGTGACGATTGGAGCGGGTGTTGCCATTTTATTCAACTGGTATATGCCATCGTACCGCGAACATATTATTGACATTCGTGAAGAAATTGAATCAAAAATGAGAGAAGTTCTATTGAAAATGTCTGGATTTTTATCCGTTGGAAATGGAAAAAATGATGGCGAAGTTCTTCAAATTGTGAAAGAAAAATTGAAAGCGGCTAGAGAATATGTTCGCTTAGAATCAGAGAACCATCTAACAAGTGAAATCACCTACGATGAACAGTATTTTGAAATGCGACGTGATCAAACAAAGTTATTAGAAATTATGGCGGTCAATTTAAATGAATTTCGCTGGGATGGGGAAGAAATGGCCATCTTGTCTGAAATGTTTAAACAGACGGCAGAGCAATTAGCAGAACAGAATACAGCGAGTCAACTCATTGATGAGATTGAAGCCATGTTAGAACATTTTCGAGAAAGACCTTTGCCGCAAACAAGACGCGAATTTGAAAAAAGAGCGCAATTATATCAATTATTAAGAGACTTGAAACGATTCGTACAGCTGAAAGTCGATTTCTATCAAACGTATGGTGTGCATTATTTCAAGAGAAAAGAGAAGAGTAGAAATTCTACCAAAAGCAATTAA
- a CDS encoding methylated-DNA--[protein]-cysteine S-methyltransferase: MTVLTKIDTPLGVMIAASDKVALTGLWFEGQKYECAFVKNPEWDDSLALWDSVKTWINQYYHEKTPGTPLFSIAYEGGTPFQQSVWNTLLEIPFGEVWTYNEVTHRVSEKIGRKTSPRAVANAIGKNPIALLVPCHRVVATTGKLTGFAGGLNRKTTLLQLEGHQIQGDTVIHNEA, translated from the coding sequence ATGACGGTTTTGACGAAGATAGATACACCACTAGGGGTGATGATTGCTGCAAGTGATAAGGTGGCATTAACCGGTTTGTGGTTTGAAGGGCAAAAATATGAGTGTGCCTTTGTGAAAAATCCAGAATGGGATGATTCTTTAGCGCTGTGGGATTCTGTAAAAACATGGATTAATCAGTATTATCATGAGAAAACTCCAGGAACTCCTTTGTTTTCGATTGCTTATGAAGGAGGAACTCCTTTTCAACAAAGTGTTTGGAATACATTGCTAGAAATTCCGTTTGGAGAAGTATGGACTTATAATGAAGTTACTCACCGTGTCAGCGAGAAGATAGGTAGAAAAACCTCTCCTCGTGCTGTCGCAAACGCTATTGGGAAAAATCCAATTGCGCTTCTCGTCCCATGTCATAGAGTCGTTGCGACAACAGGAAAATTAACAGGATTTGCGGGAGGATTGAATAGAAAAACTACCCTTCTACAGTTGGAAGGGCATCAAATACAAGGAGATACAGTGATCCATAATGAAGCTTAA
- a CDS encoding nucleoid-associated protein → MLINEAVLHILDKNSGNLLLSQAPLQLGDPFLIEYITKLVDKIKKVDPHIGQLASSEPLLGYLVDEGISFLEKTQQLADKLFALIAPAEEIGPADYLFFTGTSDTGGTLFGMIRLDYSSKVTHFVDYEGEAVSNTILQNHAILPNATQKPSEAFIVDLSNGNYHLIEKKVVMEGQKTAYFSEKFLEITVPVTTKEQIKEIKKTVTHIAKKHDEEPYKALATTQQAIFHQLEEQDEIDAAAIFDKVFEEKPLAREAAQLAITEERVPEKIAVTNVPKYERKYSKQKFKLDNGIEITIPSEIYENKEMVEFINNPDGSVSVLIKNIESILNKFNA, encoded by the coding sequence ATGCTCATTAACGAAGCCGTTTTACATATTTTAGATAAAAATTCAGGAAACTTACTCTTATCACAGGCCCCGCTGCAACTGGGCGATCCATTTCTCATTGAATACATTACAAAACTCGTGGATAAAATCAAAAAAGTCGACCCGCATATCGGTCAATTAGCTTCTAGCGAACCACTTCTTGGATATCTGGTAGACGAAGGCATCTCTTTCTTAGAAAAGACGCAACAGTTAGCCGATAAGCTCTTTGCGCTTATTGCTCCAGCAGAAGAAATCGGACCAGCGGACTACTTATTCTTTACAGGAACAAGCGATACAGGCGGCACACTCTTTGGAATGATTCGCCTCGATTACAGTTCAAAAGTCACTCACTTTGTCGATTATGAAGGTGAAGCTGTTAGCAATACGATTTTACAAAATCACGCTATTTTGCCAAACGCGACGCAAAAACCTTCGGAAGCTTTCATCGTAGATTTATCAAACGGAAACTACCACTTAATCGAGAAAAAAGTAGTGATGGAAGGCCAAAAAACTGCCTATTTCTCTGAAAAATTCTTAGAAATTACGGTCCCTGTCACAACGAAAGAACAAATCAAGGAAATCAAAAAAACGGTCACTCATATCGCGAAAAAACACGACGAGGAACCGTACAAAGCACTGGCAACAACGCAACAAGCCATCTTCCACCAGCTTGAAGAACAGGACGAAATCGATGCCGCAGCCATCTTCGACAAGGTATTCGAGGAAAAACCGCTCGCACGTGAAGCTGCACAGTTGGCCATCACCGAAGAACGCGTTCCAGAAAAAATCGCCGTAACGAACGTGCCAAAATACGAACGCAAATATAGCAAGCAAAAATTCAAACTCGACAACGGCATCGAAATTACCATTCCAAGTGAAATCTACGAAAACAAGGAAATGGTCGAATTCATTAACAATCCAGACGGATCTGTTTCAGTACTGATTAAAAACATCGAAAGTATCTTAAATAAATTTAATGCGTAA
- the rsmG gene encoding 16S rRNA (guanine(527)-N(7))-methyltransferase RsmG: MKPEEFYQRLQEIHGITLSDEQKKQFDQYFHLLVEWNEKMNLTAITDEEGVYLKHFYDSLALGFHHELTDQTLCDVGAGAGFPSIPLKIVFPDLKVTIVDSLNKRITFLNTLVETLGLKDVQCFHDRAETFGQNKDFRASFDVVTARAVAKLSVLSEFCMPLVKKHGYFLALKAAHTEVELEEAKKAIAILGGKVEGDVSFDLPYEGGNRHVVTILKTKETPNKYLRKPGLPLKKPL, encoded by the coding sequence ATGAAACCAGAAGAATTTTATCAGAGACTCCAAGAAATACATGGGATTACACTATCGGACGAGCAAAAGAAGCAGTTCGACCAATATTTCCATCTATTAGTGGAATGGAATGAAAAGATGAATTTGACGGCGATTACGGATGAAGAGGGCGTGTACTTGAAGCATTTCTACGATTCATTGGCGCTTGGATTCCATCATGAATTGACCGACCAAACGCTTTGCGACGTTGGGGCGGGTGCAGGATTTCCAAGTATTCCGCTGAAAATCGTCTTCCCAGACTTGAAAGTGACGATTGTGGATTCGTTGAATAAACGTATTACATTCTTGAATACATTAGTGGAGACGCTTGGGTTAAAAGACGTGCAATGTTTCCATGACCGTGCTGAAACCTTTGGGCAAAACAAAGATTTCCGTGCATCGTTTGATGTGGTGACTGCTCGTGCCGTTGCTAAACTCAGTGTACTGAGCGAATTTTGCATGCCACTCGTGAAAAAGCATGGGTATTTCCTCGCATTAAAAGCGGCGCATACAGAAGTTGAGCTGGAAGAAGCGAAAAAAGCGATTGCGATTCTTGGCGGGAAAGTAGAAGGGGATGTCTCTTTCGACTTGCCATATGAAGGCGGAAACCGTCATGTTGTCACGATTTTAAAGACGAAGGAAACGCCAAATAAATATCTTAGAAAACCGGGGCTTCCATTGAAGAAGCCGTTATAA
- the mnmG gene encoding tRNA uridine-5-carboxymethylaminomethyl(34) synthesis enzyme MnmG, with amino-acid sequence MVTTYEAGNYDVVVVGAGHAGSEAALASARMGAKTLLLTMNLEMVAFMPCNPSVGGPAKGVVVREIDALGGEMGRNIDKTYIQMRMLNTGKGPAVRALRAQADKHLYAQEMKKTIEKQENLDLRQGIAEELIVEDGVCKGVITNTGAIYRSKAVVLTAGTSSRGQIIIGELKYSSGANNSQPSIKLSENLLELGFELARFKTGTPPRIKGSSIDYSKTEIQPGDDTPNLFSFTSKDEDYRYDQIPCWLTYTNEQTHETIRENLHRAPMFTGIVEGVGARYCPSIEDKIVRFSDKPRHQIFLEPEGENTEEVYIQGLSTSLPEDVQIKMIRSVEGLENAEMMRTGYAIEYDVVVPHQLKNTFETKLVQNLFTAGQMNGTSGYEEAAGQGLYAGINAVRKIRGEEPFILGRSDAYIGVLVDDLVTKGTTEPYRLLTSRAEYRLLLRHDNADLRLTEKGRELGLIDDDRYAEFQAKQEAIEAEIKRMQSIRLKPTTELQAFLAEKGSAELKDGILLSDLLKRPELSYDELVGFAGEAVEVSREVKEQVEISIKYEGYIAKAIEKVEKLKRMEAKRIPANIDYDAINGLATEARQRLKLIQPETIAQASRISGVNPADVSILMVYIEQGKIAKVQE; translated from the coding sequence ATGGTAACAACTTACGAAGCTGGAAATTATGATGTAGTGGTCGTCGGTGCAGGACATGCCGGCAGTGAAGCGGCGCTAGCGAGTGCACGTATGGGCGCAAAAACATTATTACTGACAATGAACTTAGAAATGGTGGCCTTCATGCCATGTAACCCATCTGTAGGCGGACCTGCCAAAGGGGTTGTGGTGCGTGAAATCGACGCTCTTGGAGGCGAAATGGGTCGCAACATCGATAAAACGTATATTCAAATGCGTATGCTGAACACTGGGAAAGGACCTGCTGTACGTGCCTTACGTGCGCAAGCGGATAAGCATTTATACGCGCAAGAAATGAAGAAGACAATCGAGAAGCAAGAAAACTTGGATTTACGCCAAGGGATTGCGGAAGAATTGATTGTCGAAGACGGCGTATGTAAAGGGGTTATCACGAATACAGGTGCCATTTACCGTTCAAAAGCGGTAGTCTTAACGGCTGGAACTTCTTCTCGTGGTCAAATTATTATCGGAGAATTGAAATACTCATCCGGTGCCAATAACTCACAGCCATCGATTAAATTATCAGAGAACTTACTCGAATTAGGCTTCGAGTTAGCGCGTTTCAAAACAGGAACTCCGCCACGTATCAAGGGCTCATCGATTGATTATAGTAAAACAGAAATTCAACCAGGGGACGACACGCCAAACTTATTCAGTTTCACTTCAAAAGACGAAGACTACCGCTACGACCAAATTCCTTGCTGGTTAACGTATACGAACGAACAAACGCATGAAACGATTCGTGAGAACTTACACCGTGCACCGATGTTTACAGGGATTGTTGAAGGAGTCGGCGCGCGTTACTGTCCATCGATTGAAGATAAAATCGTTCGTTTCAGCGACAAGCCTCGTCACCAAATTTTCCTAGAGCCAGAAGGGGAAAATACGGAAGAAGTGTATATTCAAGGGTTGTCAACTTCTCTTCCAGAAGACGTGCAAATCAAGATGATTCGTAGCGTGGAAGGGTTGGAAAATGCGGAGATGATGCGTACGGGTTACGCCATTGAGTACGATGTGGTCGTGCCGCACCAATTGAAAAATACTTTTGAAACAAAACTTGTCCAAAACTTATTCACTGCCGGGCAAATGAACGGAACGAGTGGATACGAAGAAGCAGCAGGGCAAGGGCTTTACGCAGGGATTAATGCCGTGCGTAAGATTCGTGGAGAAGAGCCATTTATTCTTGGCCGAAGCGACGCGTATATCGGCGTATTGGTGGACGACTTGGTTACAAAAGGAACGACAGAACCATACCGTCTATTGACCTCTCGTGCCGAATATCGTCTCTTACTTCGTCATGACAATGCCGATTTACGTTTGACAGAAAAAGGACGCGAACTTGGATTGATTGACGACGATCGCTATGCCGAGTTCCAAGCAAAACAAGAAGCGATTGAAGCCGAAATCAAACGGATGCAATCGATTCGCTTGAAGCCGACCACTGAATTACAAGCGTTCTTGGCCGAAAAAGGATCTGCAGAATTGAAAGACGGCATCCTTCTAAGCGACTTGTTGAAACGTCCAGAATTAAGCTATGACGAATTAGTAGGCTTTGCCGGAGAAGCGGTGGAAGTCTCTCGTGAAGTGAAAGAACAAGTAGAAATCTCGATTAAATACGAAGGTTATATTGCAAAAGCGATTGAAAAAGTTGAGAAATTGAAACGCATGGAAGCTAAACGTATTCCTGCCAATATCGACTATGATGCGATTAATGGCCTTGCAACAGAAGCGCGTCAACGGTTGAAATTAATTCAACCAGAAACGATTGCGCAAGCGAGCCGTATTAGTGGGGTGAACCCAGCCGACGTATCGATCTTGATGGTCTATATCGAACAAGGCAAAATCGCTAAAGTGCAAGAATAA